One genomic segment of Hypomesus transpacificus isolate Combined female chromosome 5, fHypTra1, whole genome shotgun sequence includes these proteins:
- the LOC124468252 gene encoding olfactory receptor 1052-like gives MNSTQVPVAFFIIKGLNSLGDIQTALFVIFLVAYIIILGGNSMIIFLVRTDPKLNSPMYFFLHNLSFVDMVYTSITIPSMLSGFLTENKTTSVPACFLQMYFFIQMAVTGRALLTVMAYDRYVAICDPLRYTATMTSTVRVLLVLGAWTFAAGCTLPAVTMATQRFYCGPNVVFHCWCDPSSVRVLVCGNTSMDSLVSLSSALVALIGTAVLILASYVLIGVAVAKMAAAQRWKMFATCAAHLTVVFLSYGSASFVYISYRVGNFSPEVRIIVAVIYSALTPFLNPIIYSLRNKELRDAVRRSLCRLRTVTPKSFRTINTLSCL, from the exons ATGAACAGCACCCAGGTCCCGGTCGCTTTCTTCATCATCAAGGGCCTGAACAGTCTGGGAGACATACAGACCGCCCTGTTTGTCATCTTCCTGGTGGCCTACATCATCATCCTTGGAGGCAACAGCATGATCATCTTCCTG GTGCGGACCGACCCTAAACTCAACTCCCCCATGTACTTCTTCCTGCACAACCTGTCTTTCGTGGACATGGTCTACACCTCCATAACCATCCCCAGCATGCTGTCAGGGTTCCTGACTGAAAACAAAACCACCTCCGTCCCAGCCTGCTTCCTGCAGATGTACTTCTTCATTCAGATGGCCGTGACCGGCCGCGCTCTGCTGACCGTCATGGCGTACGACCGCTACGTGGCGATCTGTGACCCCCTGCGCTACACCGCCACCATGACGAGCACCGTGCgcgtcctcctcgtccttgGGGCGTGGACGTTCGCCGCCGGCTGCACCCTCCCCGCTGTGACCATGGCGACCCAGCGGTTCTACTGCGGTCCCAACGTGGTGTTCCACTGCTGGTGCGACCCGTCGTCCGTCCGGGTGCTGGTGTGCGGGAACACGAGTATggacagcctggtgtctctgAGTTCGGCCCTGGTGGCTCTGATCGGAACTGCGGTGCTCATCCTCGCATCTTACGTCCTGATCGGGGTGGCGGTGGCCAAGATGGCGGCGGCTCAGCGATGGAAGATGTTCGCCACTTGTGCTGCTCACCTGACGGTGGTGTTCCTCTCCTATGGCTCCGCCTCCTTCGTCTACATCTCCTACCGCGTGGGGAACTTCTCACCAGAG GTGCGAATCATTGTGGCTGTGATTTACTCAGCTCTGACGCCTTTCCTGAACCCCATCATCTACAGCCTGAGGAACAAAGAGCTGAGAGATGCTGTCAGGAGATCCTTGTGCAGACTCAGAACTGTCACACCGAAGAGCTTCAGAACTATCAACACCCTCTCCTGTTTGTAA
- the LOC124468253 gene encoding olfactory receptor 5AN1-like, which translates to MNSTQVPVAYFIIQGLDSLGDIQTALFVIFLVAYIIILGGNSMIIFLVRTDPKLNSPMYFFLHNLSFVDIVYASVTFPSLLSGFLTENKTTSVPACFLQMYFYIQMGVTGRGLLTVMAYDRYVAICDPLRYTATMTGTVRVLLVLGAWTFAAGCTLPAVTMATQRFYCGPNVVFHLWCDPSSVRVLVCGNTSMDSLVSLSSALVALIGTAVLILASYVMIGVAVAKMAAAQRWKAFTTCAAHLTVVLLSYITAFFVYISYRVGNLSPEVRMIVAMSYSAMTPLLNPIIYSLRNKELRDAVRRSLCRLRTVTPKSFRTLNTLS; encoded by the exons ATGAACAGCACCCAGGTCCCGGTCGCTTACTTCATCATCCAAGGTCTGGACAGTCTGGGAGACATACAGACCGCCCTGTTTGTCATCTTTCTGGTGGCCTATATCATCATCCTTGGAGGCAACAGCATGATCATCTTCCTG GTGCGGACCGACCCTAAACTCAACTCCCCCATGTACTTCTTCCTGCACAACCTGTCTTTCGTGGACATAGTCTACGCCTCAGTAACCTTTCCCAGCTTGCTGTCGGGGTTCCTGACTGAAAACAAAACCACCTCCGTCCCAGCCTGCTTCCTGCAGATGTACTTCTACATCCAGATGGGGGTAACCGGCCGCGGTCTGCTGACCGTCATGGCGTACGACCGCTACGTGGCGATCTGCGACCCCCTGCGCTACACCGCCACCATGACGGGCACCGTGcgcgtcctcctcgtcctcgggGCGTGGACGTTCGCTGCCGGCTGCACCCTCCCCGCAGTGACCATGGCGACCCAGCGGTTCTACTGCGGTCCCAACGTGGTGTTCCACTTGTGGTGTGACCCGTCGTCCGTCCGGGTGCTGGTGTGCGGGAACACGAGTATggacagcctggtgtctctgAGTTCGGCCCTGGTGGCTCTGATCGGAACTGCGGTGCTCATCCTCGCGTCTTACGTCATGATTGGGGTGGCTGTTGCCAAGATGGCGGCGGCTCAGCGATGGAAGGCATTCACCACCTGTGCTGCTCACCTGACGGTGGTGCTCCTCTCCTACATAACAGCCTTCTTCGTCTACATCTCCTACCGCGTGGGAAACTTGTCACCAGAG GTGCGAATGATTGTGGCCATGAGTTACTCAGCTATGACGCCTTTACTGAACCCCATCATCTACAGCCTGAGGAACAAAGAGCTGAGAGATGCTGTCAGGAGATCCTTGTGCAGACTCAGAACTGTCACACCGAAGAGCTTCAGAACTCTCAACACCCTCTCCTGA